A region from the Benincasa hispida cultivar B227 chromosome 12, ASM972705v1, whole genome shotgun sequence genome encodes:
- the LOC120092833 gene encoding uncharacterized protein At2g02148 isoform X3: MTTRLPVQHYDLRTPNSFIGTALHDLNTSHGSPSDIEAISDVDRDAVTDDRLDDDQDSSAVSGQDKLAKRKTKEVQYEGDPKFVLPLMYVANMYETLVTDANIRLASLSGIRDKTIGVALEAAGGLYRKLAQKFPKKGPCTYKRRELATSLETRTRFPELVVQEEKRVRFVVVNGLDIVEKPNRMPIEDAEWFRRLTGRSEVAVSAQDYKFYSPRHKYRRVAANSVSSISSLNAFSSGDNSSTLTSGQAFRSPGEQQTPCKHHIQQLPHQPQFQSIHQNHHQSMHQSQHTAHFAHNHQCGQPSQLQDISHTHHSPTMSQHIACLQPLSGGHVGGRLHHGLPSSPAKFCDECGAPYLRETSKFCSECGVKRLGI; the protein is encoded by the exons ATGACTACAAGACTTCCAGTTCAACATTACGATCTCAGAACCCCCAATTCCTTCATCGGCACTGCTCTTCATGATCTCAACACTTCGCATGGAAGCCCTTCTGATATTGAAGCCATCAGCGACGTTGATCGCGACGCTGTTACTGATGATCGCTTGGACGATGACCAAGATTCCAGTGCTGTT TCTGGACAGGATAAATTGGCAAAGAGGAAGACAAAGGAAGTCCAGTATGAAGGGGATCCAAAATTTGTCTtacctttgatgtatgttgcaAATATGTATGAAACACTTGTTACCGATGCAAACATCAGGCTTGCTTCCTTGAGTGGCATCCGCGATAAAACTATTGGGGTAGCCCTTGAAGCAGCTGGAGGTTTGTACAGAAAGCTGGCTCAGAAATTCCCCAAAAAAG GCCCTTGCACATATAAGAGAAGAGAACTTGCAACTTCTCTTGAGACAAGGACTAGGTTTCCAGAACTAGTAGTTCAAGAAGAGAAGAGGGTCCGTTTTGTGGTTGTTAATGGTTTAGACATTGTTGAAAAACCCAATAGAATGCCGATTGAAGATGCTGAATG GTTTAGACGATTAACAGGTCGCAGTGAGGTAGCTGTGTCTGCTCAGGACTACAAGTTCTATTCACCAAGGCATAAATATAGGCGAGTTGCAGCAAATTCTGTGTCCAGCATTTCTAGTTTAAAT GCATTTTCCAGCGGTGACAATTCTTCTACTCTGACTAGTGGTCAAGCATTCCGCTCTCCGGGCGAA CAACAAACACCCTGCAAACATCATATCCAACAACTGCCTCATCAGCCTCAATTTCAGTCTATCCACCAGAATCATCATCAGTCCATGCACCAAAGTCAACATACTGCCCACTTTGCTCACAATCATCAATGTGGTCAACCTTCACAGTTACAGGATATTTCCCATACTCATCATTCTCCAACAATGTCACAACACATAGCTTGCTTACAACCTCTTTCAGGTGGTCATGTTGGTGGGCGCTTGCATCATGGGCTG CCTTCCAGTCCTGCCAAGTTCTGTGATGAATGTGGAGCTCCATATTTAAGAGAAACCTCTAAGTTCTGCTCAGAATGCGGTGTCAAGAGGCTGGGAATTTGA
- the LOC120068511 gene encoding protein SLOW GREEN 1, chloroplastic, with translation MSSTFASISSPTSSSLSSIFNFNASKSKMVSLPNNLRFAAPLSRNSVSVHPFRVRASSVPVSRNHPVVQCLRNYARAAILIGAAATMVGKFSHLPARAESPAAVAEEASRMEEDQRIAEDSDQEGKQSSPLNDFLESNSEAIEALKSLLQQKLENGEDEEALKILKQLVSAQPSVTEWKFLMARLLGEMGKTENAREVFEEILAVNPLSFEALFENALLMDRCGEGEAVLRRLEEALKIAENENKVKEARDVKLIMAQIQFLQKNVEEALKSYKELVKEDPSDFRPYFCQGMIYSLLDKNMEAKQQFAKYRELSPKKFEVDGYLRTPLSRMKIFGSDEN, from the coding sequence ATGAGCTCAACATTTGCATCCATATCTTCACCTActtcttcatctctttcatccattttcaatttcaatgcaTCTAAATCTAAAATGGTCTCACTCCCGAATAATCTTCGTTTTGCTGCTCCCCTTTCCCGCAATTCTGTTTCTGTGCATCCTTTTAGGGTTAGGGCTTCCTCTGTTCCCGTTTCCAGGAATCACCCTGTTGTTCAATGCCTCCGCAACTACGCCAGAGCTGCGATTCTCATCGGTGCTGCGGCCACCATGGTTGGGAAATTCTCGCATTTGCCTGCCAGAGCTGAATCTCCAGCGGCGGTAGCTGAGGAAGCTTCAAGAATGGAGGAAGATCAGCGGATTGCTGAGGATTCGGATCAGGAGGGGAAACAATCCTCGCCGTTGAATGACTTTCTCGAATCGAATTCTGAAGCTATCGAGGCGCTCAAATCGCTCCTGCAGCAAAAACTTGAGAATGGTGAGGATGAAGAAGCACTGAAAATTTTGAAGCAATTGGTATCTGCTCAACCGTCGGTGACCGAGTGGAAATTTCTGATGGCCAGGTTGCTTGGGGAAATGGGTAAAACGGAAAATGCACGAGAAGTTTTTGAAGAGATTTTGGCTGTGAATCCATTGTCTTTTGAAGCATTGTTTGAAAACGCATTGTTAATGGATCGTTGTGGGGAAGGAGAGGCTGTGCTTCGGCGATTAGAAGAGGCTTTAAAAATTGCTGAGAATGAAAACAAAGTAAAAGAAGCCAGGGATGTTAAGTTGATAATGGCTCAAATACAGTTCTTGCAGAAGAATGTAGAAGAAGCCTTGAAGAGTTACAAAGAATTGGTGAAGGAGGATCCAAGTGACTTTAGGCCTTACTTCTGTCAGGGAATGATTTACAGCTTACTTGATAAGAACATGGAGGCCAAACAGCAATTCGCCAAATACAGGGAGCTCTCACCAAAGAAATTTGAGGTTGATGGGTACCTAAGAACTCCATTATCAAGGATGAAAATCTTTGGATCAGATGAAAACTAA
- the LOC120092833 gene encoding uncharacterized protein At2g02148 isoform X1: protein MTTRLPVQHYDLRTPNSFIGTALHDLNTSHGSPSDIEAISDVDRDAVTDDRLDDDQDSSAVDCIHESYRSSLPIHTVGVEEDRSSLENSGSSRLSYDSLTVEDISPIEAARARFLQIIVDHFIDDHVLEVTETDNDYISQSGQDKLAKRKTKEVQYEGDPKFVLPLMYVANMYETLVTDANIRLASLSGIRDKTIGVALEAAGGLYRKLAQKFPKKGPCTYKRRELATSLETRTRFPELVVQEEKRVRFVVVNGLDIVEKPNRMPIEDAEWFRRLTGRSEVAVSAQDYKFYSPRHKYRRVAANSVSSISSLNAFSSGDNSSTLTSGQAFRSPGEQQTPCKHHIQQLPHQPQFQSIHQNHHQSMHQSQHTAHFAHNHQCGQPSQLQDISHTHHSPTMSQHIACLQPLSGGHVGGRLHHGLPSSPAKFCDECGAPYLRETSKFCSECGVKRLGI from the exons ATGACTACAAGACTTCCAGTTCAACATTACGATCTCAGAACCCCCAATTCCTTCATCGGCACTGCTCTTCATGATCTCAACACTTCGCATGGAAGCCCTTCTGATATTGAAGCCATCAGCGACGTTGATCGCGACGCTGTTACTGATGATCGCTTGGACGATGACCAAGATTCCAGTGCTGTT GACTGTATACATGAATCTTACAGAAGTTCATTACCTATTCACACTGTGGGAGTAGAAGAAGATCGTTCAAGTCTTGAGAATAGTGGGTCTTCCAGGTTGTCTTATGACTCTTTAACTGTAGAGG ATATTTCACCTATTGAAGCAGCACGAGCAAGATTTCTGCAGATCATTGTAGATcattttattgatgatcatGTACTCGAAGTGACTGAGACTGACAATGATTATATCTCTCAGTCTGGACAGGATAAATTGGCAAAGAGGAAGACAAAGGAAGTCCAGTATGAAGGGGATCCAAAATTTGTCTtacctttgatgtatgttgcaAATATGTATGAAACACTTGTTACCGATGCAAACATCAGGCTTGCTTCCTTGAGTGGCATCCGCGATAAAACTATTGGGGTAGCCCTTGAAGCAGCTGGAGGTTTGTACAGAAAGCTGGCTCAGAAATTCCCCAAAAAAG GCCCTTGCACATATAAGAGAAGAGAACTTGCAACTTCTCTTGAGACAAGGACTAGGTTTCCAGAACTAGTAGTTCAAGAAGAGAAGAGGGTCCGTTTTGTGGTTGTTAATGGTTTAGACATTGTTGAAAAACCCAATAGAATGCCGATTGAAGATGCTGAATG GTTTAGACGATTAACAGGTCGCAGTGAGGTAGCTGTGTCTGCTCAGGACTACAAGTTCTATTCACCAAGGCATAAATATAGGCGAGTTGCAGCAAATTCTGTGTCCAGCATTTCTAGTTTAAAT GCATTTTCCAGCGGTGACAATTCTTCTACTCTGACTAGTGGTCAAGCATTCCGCTCTCCGGGCGAA CAACAAACACCCTGCAAACATCATATCCAACAACTGCCTCATCAGCCTCAATTTCAGTCTATCCACCAGAATCATCATCAGTCCATGCACCAAAGTCAACATACTGCCCACTTTGCTCACAATCATCAATGTGGTCAACCTTCACAGTTACAGGATATTTCCCATACTCATCATTCTCCAACAATGTCACAACACATAGCTTGCTTACAACCTCTTTCAGGTGGTCATGTTGGTGGGCGCTTGCATCATGGGCTG CCTTCCAGTCCTGCCAAGTTCTGTGATGAATGTGGAGCTCCATATTTAAGAGAAACCTCTAAGTTCTGCTCAGAATGCGGTGTCAAGAGGCTGGGAATTTGA
- the LOC120092833 gene encoding uncharacterized protein At2g02148 isoform X2: MISTLRMEALLILKPSATLIATLLLMIAWTMTKIPVLLSSLPIHTVGVEEDRSSLENSGSSRLSYDSLTVEDISPIEAARARFLQIIVDHFIDDHVLEVTETDNDYISQSGQDKLAKRKTKEVQYEGDPKFVLPLMYVANMYETLVTDANIRLASLSGIRDKTIGVALEAAGGLYRKLAQKFPKKGPCTYKRRELATSLETRTRFPELVVQEEKRVRFVVVNGLDIVEKPNRMPIEDAEWFRRLTGRSEVAVSAQDYKFYSPRHKYRRVAANSVSSISSLNAFSSGDNSSTLTSGQAFRSPGEQQTPCKHHIQQLPHQPQFQSIHQNHHQSMHQSQHTAHFAHNHQCGQPSQLQDISHTHHSPTMSQHIACLQPLSGGHVGGRLHHGLPSSPAKFCDECGAPYLRETSKFCSECGVKRLGI, from the exons ATGATCTCAACACTTCGCATGGAAGCCCTTCTGATATTGAAGCCATCAGCGACGTTGATCGCGACGCTGTTACTGATGATCGCTTGGACGATGACCAAGATTCCAGTGCTGTT AAGTTCATTACCTATTCACACTGTGGGAGTAGAAGAAGATCGTTCAAGTCTTGAGAATAGTGGGTCTTCCAGGTTGTCTTATGACTCTTTAACTGTAGAGG ATATTTCACCTATTGAAGCAGCACGAGCAAGATTTCTGCAGATCATTGTAGATcattttattgatgatcatGTACTCGAAGTGACTGAGACTGACAATGATTATATCTCTCAGTCTGGACAGGATAAATTGGCAAAGAGGAAGACAAAGGAAGTCCAGTATGAAGGGGATCCAAAATTTGTCTtacctttgatgtatgttgcaAATATGTATGAAACACTTGTTACCGATGCAAACATCAGGCTTGCTTCCTTGAGTGGCATCCGCGATAAAACTATTGGGGTAGCCCTTGAAGCAGCTGGAGGTTTGTACAGAAAGCTGGCTCAGAAATTCCCCAAAAAAG GCCCTTGCACATATAAGAGAAGAGAACTTGCAACTTCTCTTGAGACAAGGACTAGGTTTCCAGAACTAGTAGTTCAAGAAGAGAAGAGGGTCCGTTTTGTGGTTGTTAATGGTTTAGACATTGTTGAAAAACCCAATAGAATGCCGATTGAAGATGCTGAATG GTTTAGACGATTAACAGGTCGCAGTGAGGTAGCTGTGTCTGCTCAGGACTACAAGTTCTATTCACCAAGGCATAAATATAGGCGAGTTGCAGCAAATTCTGTGTCCAGCATTTCTAGTTTAAAT GCATTTTCCAGCGGTGACAATTCTTCTACTCTGACTAGTGGTCAAGCATTCCGCTCTCCGGGCGAA CAACAAACACCCTGCAAACATCATATCCAACAACTGCCTCATCAGCCTCAATTTCAGTCTATCCACCAGAATCATCATCAGTCCATGCACCAAAGTCAACATACTGCCCACTTTGCTCACAATCATCAATGTGGTCAACCTTCACAGTTACAGGATATTTCCCATACTCATCATTCTCCAACAATGTCACAACACATAGCTTGCTTACAACCTCTTTCAGGTGGTCATGTTGGTGGGCGCTTGCATCATGGGCTG CCTTCCAGTCCTGCCAAGTTCTGTGATGAATGTGGAGCTCCATATTTAAGAGAAACCTCTAAGTTCTGCTCAGAATGCGGTGTCAAGAGGCTGGGAATTTGA